GCTTGTATTAATAAATTTTTTATTTTTGACATCAAATATACTATAAGATAGGTAGCCGTCTACCAAAACGAGGGTATGTTCGGTGTCTCCTTCTTTAACATGCCATGTACCCTCTATCGTAGTTGTTTGCGCATTTATAGTGGCTACAAAAAAAACAAGAAGAAATGAACTGATAGCTGTAGATAGTTTCATATTTTAACTGGTTGTCTATAGACTATGATAACAATAATCACGTTTTTTTGTTTTTTAGACTATAGATGTCGTCACAAAAATTTTTCTTGTTTTAATTTGCTGTATTTTTTTATTCCCCGAGCAAAATAGTCCCACACAATACTCCCATTATAGACGCACGAAATTTTATAGTTTTTTATTTGTTTTTTACGTTTATTTGCAGTTTTTCTGAAGTTTCTAAAAAAACTAATGTGGGCTTTATTTACAGCTAACGCATCTTTTCGTTTACCCTCATATAGGAAGCGGATCAAGGCTAGTAGATCTAACCATAAGCGCAGACAAATAACAAATAATGCAGATATTAACGATAGATTCTTCTGTAGCATATAAAGGCTATTTCGGAAGTTAAGATAAGTTTTATAAGGATTTTCTTTGTTCAGGGTACCTCCACCAACATGATAAACCGTTGATTGAGCGCAATACCAAATTTTATACCCTGCGGCTTTTAATCGCCAGCATAAATCAATTTCCTCCATATGTGCAAAGAAATCATTATCTAGTCCATGCATCTCCTGCCAAGCGTCCCGTCTGATAAAGAATGCTGCTCCAGTTGCCCAGAATATCTCTCTTGATACGTCATATTGCCCATGATCGGTTTCGGTAGAGTCAAGAATTCTGCCGGCACAAAACGGATAACCAAATTTATCTATGTAACCTCCGGCGGCCCCCGCGTGCTCGAATTCTTCAGGTTGACGATAGGATAATATTTTTGGTTGAACTGCGGCGATAGCAGGGTCACTTTCCATCATTTTTATAACCGGTTTTATCCAATCTCTACTTACTTCGACATCCGAATTTAACAGGATGAAGTAGTCAGCATCGACTCGATTGAGTACGTAATTATAGCCTGCAGCGTAGCCTAAGTTAACTCCTGTCTTAATTTGTTTTATCTGTGGGTAATTATGTGCTAAGAATCTTACGGAATCATCCGTTGAACCGTTATCACCCACTACAATCTCCAGGTTTGAATAGTTACTTGAGCAAATAGATGGAAGAAATTTCTCTAAATACGATTTTCCATTCCAGTTTAATATAACAATTGCTACTTTTTTGATCATGAGATTGGTTTATATTTCCATCGGCGATGTGACCACAACCACAGTTCAGGCCGCTGCTTAATGATGTTTTCCAGAAACTGAACGTGTTTTGCGGTTATCCGATGTGCATCAGCATTTTTTGGTTCCGAGCACAGTGTCGTGAAAGTGCATTCATAATACCCACGCCTTAGCCGATTAATATGGCAATATACAACTGGAAAGTTGGTGCTTCTTGCTATTTTCTCTACCCCTTGAAAAACAAGTGTTTCCTGACCTAAAAAGGGAGTGTAGTAGTTGGATTCACTGGGTGCAGGTGTCTGATCGGAAAGAAAGATGCTTACGTGAGGAATATCTTTATGAGATAATATTTGCCTGAGTGTTTGCTTCATCGGAACCATCTGAGCACCGAATCTACTCCTTATTTTATTAAAAATACTTTCAAAGCCTTTGTTAGTTAAGGGTTTATAGATGATTAGAACCGGGTTGTTTATCATTAATGATAAGCTGTGTATCCCTAATTCCCAGTTGCCGTAATGACCTGTGACCCCAATAACAGATTGCTTGCGGTCTAGATATTGATATACTTCTTGTGGGTTGTTAAGTCGGATTCTTTTACGTACTTCCTTAGCGGTGATGGCTTTCATTTTAATGGTTTCCAACACCATGTCTGCAAGGTGTTTGTAGAATTTTTTAGTAATCTTGTTTCTCTCACTTGTTGTTTTTTCTGGAAAAGCCTGAGATAAATTTTCATCGACAACGCTTTTGCGGTAGCGAAAAACATAGTATAAGAGAATAAATAATATATCGCTTAATACATATATTAACCAAAAAGGAAACAAAGACACTATTCCGATTAAAAAGGATAGTATGCGGTTGCCGATATTCATTTAATACTAAAAACTAATTTGTTCCTGTTAAAGAAACGTGCGCAAAACTACAAAGTGCAAATATAATATTTAGTACTCAGCTTTTGTTGCGAAGATTTGATCACGAATATGTATTTTCGTCTTTTCAAAAAGCTAATCTTTATAATGGAGAAGAATAATTTATTCCCTTGTCTATATTTACCACCTATTGCTGCTGTATCAGAAATGTTAAAGGAACCAGATAAGCAAATACTTATAGAGCAATTTGAACATTTTCCGAAGCAGACATATAGAAACCGAGCGGTTATTCATTCGCCTAATGGCAAACTGAATTTAATCATTCCGATAGTGAAAGGAGCAAAGGTACATACGATAATGAAAGACGTAAAAATAAGTTATGAAAGTAATTGGCAACGCTTACATTGGATGAGCATACAGACATCTTATCGGAGATCGGCCTATTTCGAGTTTTATGAAGATGAGTTTATACCTTTTTTTGAAAAAAAGTACGATTTTCTAATAGATTATGATGTAGCCCTATTATCGTTAATTTTGAAACTGCTGAAAGTTAATAAAACAATATGCTATACCAACACTTATGAGAAAAATTACACAAAAGGCATAGATCTGCGCGAAAGTATTCATCCTAAAAAAAAATACCCAACCTATGATGTTAAGCCGTATTTTCAAGTATTTGAACCAAAAAACGGCTTTATAGCTAATTTGAGTATTATTGACTTATTGTTTAACCAAGGTCCTAATAGTTTAAATTATTTATAATTAGTAAAACAATGCCATAAGGCTAAACGTTCGTATAGGCAGTAAGACAAACGTTATAACCATGCTAAGGCTTTTTTTATTGTTTATATTTACTACGCTTTTTGCTCAGGGTATGCTGCTTGCTCAACAGCAGCGGTTTAGGTTGATAACTAAGGAAGGAACTAACCAGAAAATAAGTAAACATACTGATACGATTCATAGCAGCAAAGTGTATATTGTTAGTGGCAGTTTAGGTGTAGGTATTCCGATGGGGAGAACACGGGAGGTCCTGGATGTTCGTTTAGCGAGTAGTTGGGGGATGGATATTTCTTTACCCAACAGACATTATGTGTTATATCCTTCGCTTGATATGTGGTCTTTTGGGTATAATCAGCAGAATTTAGACAACCAGTCTTCGTACTTAATAGAAAATGGTCGCGCCCGTTATTTTAATTTAAATCTTCCAATTGGAACACGTAGACAGTTTCATCGATTAAACTCTTATGTAACTATCGGCCCTTCTGTCGGGTTATTCTTCGAGCCTCGTGCAGTTGTTCAAAGTACACAAGTGATACGAAATGACTTTACCAGTAAATTGCTGATGGGCGGACGGATAAGCGCTGGAGCGGATTATAAATTTAAAGGCTTTTTTATTTATTTTGATACAGGCTGGATGCATTCATTTGGCAGTATACAAGACAGACCCTTAAATATATTATCGTTTTACGTAGGGTTAAAAACCGATATTACCAATGTAGCCGATAGGGTAATAACTGTATTTGAGAGAAAGGGGACTGACGTCAAAGCTGACCCGCAGCAATGATGCAGACGTTAACTGTTCGGTGAATCGACCTTTAATAGTTCCATTTTCTCACAAACCTTGTTAAGGTCTTGTGTTATTTTCTTTATGAAGAGAACCTGTTCGGTGATGAGTTTGGTTTCTTCATTAGTTATTTCGTTTTCATTTATAGTTAATTTCGCTAAAACGTCAATTTCGATAAATGGATCGTCTGTTTCAGAAGGTTTAAATTGTTTGATAGTTCGCGCCAATTGCAGTAATACACTCTTTAAAAGCTTAATATGCTCATGTATTATAGATTCTTCATCGGCATTGATTACAACGTTTACTAATGCTACAGAGTAGGAGGATAATATGTGATTGTATATTAAGAACTTATTTAAATCGTTTGCATTTTTTTGTTTGCTCTTAGGTTCTGTAATCATCCGCTGGAAAGTCGATGTCATATTGGCCATACAAACATAAACATCTTTTCTCACCAGTTTATATTCTGTTTGTGTAATTGTTATACCTGCCATATATTCTAAAGCTTTAACCAAGTAGTTGTAGTTGGCAATTAGTAACTTTCGCATAGTGCTTTGAATATTTTTGCTTTCCCAGCTAGGAAAAATAATATAGCTTGATGAAAAGGCGAGTAAACTACCTATCACAGTATCAACTACCCTTTCCTGTAATATTTGAATGGTTCCTATTCCCAAAAAGCTATAAAGTATAAGTAAATAGGGGGTTAAGAACATTACACCAAGGATGTAGTTTCTTCGAATGAAGCTATAAGCAAGCACCATAAAGACCATCAGGAAAGCAAAGCGTGCAACCTCTTCTTCTACAATTAATAACACACCAACCCCTGCAACTCCTCCGATGATTGTTCCGACCATACGTTGGTAGTTTCGTTGTTTGGTAAGGCTGAAACCCGGTTTTAAAATCACCAATACTGTCATTAGTATCCAATAACTATGATTTCCAAAAGGAATAAATTTAGAAAGTCCGTATGCAATGAGCATCACAATTACCATTCGGAGCGCATGTCTAAATGTTCCAGAACCCAAACTAATATTGTCTTTTAAAATTTTAGGATTGAAAGATTGGTGAGAGAGAAATTTGCTGAGATCTGTCTCATCATTTTTATCTAAAAGACGTTCTTTTGTAGTAAAGTGTTGGTAGATGTTTTCTATCTTATCTGTCAAATCTCTGATGTTTATCAATACTTTTTTGAGCACCACGGCATTTTTTCCATGTGCTTCTATTTGATCTATTGCAGTTTTGATATTCTCAATATTCGACTTAAAATTATAAAGCTGTTGAGGCCTTTTATTGGCATTAATGTGATAAGCTAAGTTGTCCATTTCGTTTGCAATACGATTTAACGTTAGCTTGATAATACGTAGGGCGTGTGTATTATTGAAATTCTTCCTAATGGCTTGATAATCATAATGTGTAGCCATTATCTTTTCAAAGACATCCACCATATCGGTAAAGATAACGACAAGTAGACGGCCTATTTGGGTCGTATCTTTTACAATAGCTTTACTTTTGAAAAGCAGTTCACGTACAGTATCTTGATGTTGGTGGATAATCACTTGCTGATCAATCAGTTTTTGATAATTTTTTTCACTATCTATTTTTAAGTCATAAAAGTTTGCTTTTAATCGCAGATAGGTGGCCGTATTTTGAATAGACTCAGCTAAAGCCTGCTGCGAAAGGCGAAAGGGTCTGAATTGCGTGAGTGTTAAACTCAAGAGCATATACCAAGCGGCACCTACTGTTATAAGAAATGCATGCGCCAGAGGGGTGTCTGCACCCATTTTTAAATCGTCAATATTTAGAATCATGACGAGGATAGATGCGGTGCCTAAGGCTGCCGCTCTTGCGCCATAAACAGCTATCATACACATACTAAAGCAAAGTATGGACAAAAGAAAGACGGTCGCAGGCTCATATTGATTGATCGTTTTGGTTATAAATGAAATCAAAAAAATGGAGCCTACCAATACCAACATAGCATTTCTACGATCTTTCGTAGGCCCAGGAGTATCTACTATACTGGTAATAATAGCCCCTAATGAAACTACAGTTCCTATTTTAATATCTCCAATATAGGAAAATAATAAAGCGGGAACCAATGCGCCAAAGGCAATCCTCAATCCGTCTGCAAAATACTGGCTGTACAGAAATGATTTAATCTCTTGCGTTTGTTTCATTGGTATTTACCACTTTTTAAGACTTTGCGGCTATCTTCTTTCATCGGTATCCTACTTAACTGCTTTCTTTCTTATCAGCGTTCCAGTAGATTTCACGAGAAAAAATCAGAAAATTCAATTTGATATGATACGCTAAACCAAAATTGTGCCTATCTTGGATTTATGGACGAATATACGAAATAATTGTATTAGTTCCGGCTATTTCTATTGTAGGCTTTAGCCGCTTTATATCTTCATAATTTGCTATAGGTTAGGTAGGTTTTTATTCCTTTAGCTTATTTGCTCCAACTAAATTGCAATAGGATTGTTTAAGATCAAAAGAGGTATTATCATAGTACGTGATAAAATAATTAATTCGTTAGCAGATGGTTGCTTTGTTACTGATATATCGCGGTATGAATTGTTTATTATCTATTCATTTTTGTTGAAAAATATTTGTATTTTGTGCCGTTTTGTTGAAAAAACGACAGGTAAAAAATCAAATCCTAATAAAGCATTTTAAACATATATTAACTACTTACTCGAAATTTTTATGAAATTAAGTCAGAAAGAAGCTGTTTATGAAAATGAAGTTCTTACACGCTTCGAGCTTTATAACAGTCTTTTTTTAACATTGCCATTTTATCAGATTAAACATACAGGTACATTGTTGCCATTTTTTTCAACGCACATCGAAAAAGGAGTTGCAGATAAATTGGATCCCGAAGCAATCATTGAAAGTTTTTTTGGTCAATATGAACAGTATATTCACAAAGCAGATCGTTTTGATCTACTGTTTCGTATCATACAATATATTGAGCGTCAAGTGGTGCTTTTTGATGCGATAGAAGATGCCGCTTTTTTTAAAACGGGTAAAGCAGATGACGGTGGTTCTTTGGAAGAGTTATTTAAGCGTGCTGAAAATAATAACTCATTAAGAGATAAGGTGGTAGAGCGTTTAAAGGAGTTTTCGCTTCGGCTGGTATTAACCGCTCATCCCACACAGTTTTATCCCGGGGAAGTGCTTGGGATAATCACTGACCTTACTCTGGCATTAAAAAATAATGATATCAATGATATCCATTTGTTGTTACAACAACTAGGAAAAACACCTTTTCTCCAGAAAGAAAAACCGACTCCCGTTGATGAAGCACGAAGTTTGACTTGGTTTTTAGAACATGTTTTTTACCCTGTGGTGTCTGATATACAGTTCTTGGTTGATAATAATTTTGATTTTCTACCCGAAGAAGAAAAACAATTGGTGGAGTTGGGGTTTTGGCCCGGAGGTGATAGAGATGGGAATCCCAATGTGACCGTAGAGAGTACAAAGGAAGTTTCATCACTCCTTCGAACTATTCTTTTTCGGTGTTATTATCGTGACTTCAGAGTTATCAAACGCCGGATTACGTTCAAGGGTGTTGAGAAATATATGGATGCTTTACAAGAAGTGTTCTACGAAAATAGTTTTAACCCTGTGGAGAAGCCAAAGAACGATAAAGAGGCGATTATTCATAACCTGAACGAAGTGAAACGAGTACTTACGGACTACCACGATGGTTTATTTGTAGATTTAGTGGAAGATTTATTAAGGAAAGTTAAAATCTTTGGTACATATTTTTCCAGTTTAGATATTAGGCAAGATAGTAGTGTGCTTCGGAAAACTTATAAATATCTTCATCGTACATTTCCAGAAGAAACTGGTATAAGCGAAACATTTGAAGAGATGGATGAGAAGGCCAAATTAAAGCTCATCCGTTTCCGTGAAGTGGATCTCCCCATAGAATCAGATGATAAACTAATTTTAGATACGGTAGAAACGATCAAATATATCCGTCACATACAGCTTTCGGGTGGGGAGAAAGCATCTCATAGATTTATAATAAGTAATTGTCAACAAGCAACAGATATTTTATGTTTGATTGAACTTTTTCTATGGAGTGGCTGGAAGGAGTCCGAATTGACAATGGATTTTGTTCCATTGTTTGAAACCGTTGATGATCTCAATAGAGCGGCTGATGTAATGGAAACATTATATAACAATACGTATTATAAAAAGCATTTAAACACCAGAGGCGGTAAACAAACCATTATGCTCGGTTTCTCTGATAGTACGAAAGACGGTGGATATTTAATGGCAAATTGGTCAATTTATAAAGCCAAGATTGAACTTACTGCCATAGCGAGAAAATATGATATAGATCTTACCTTCTTCGATGGACGAGGAGGGCCGCCCGCACGTGGGGGTGGAAAAACGCAACGTTTTTATGCTTCTATGGGAGATGAAATTGCCAATGATCATATACAGTTAACCATACAGGGGCAAACTATCAGTAGTCAGTATGGTTCATTTGATACTGCACACTACAATATCGAACAATTGTTAAATGCAGGTATGACTTCTGGTATACAGAATAGTCCAGGTGATACTTTAAACAAAGAGAAAAAGGAGTTGATCGATAAAATGGCGGCAGCTAGCCATAAGAAATTTATGGAGTTGCGTCACCACCCGTTATTTTTAAAATATTTGGAAGAATTTAGCCCGCTTAAATTCTTATCTTCAATAAATATTAGCAGCAGACCAGTAAAAAGAAATTCAACGTCGGAATTAAAATTAGAAGATTTGCGGGCAATTAGTTTCGTTACGGCTTGGAGTCAATTGAAACAGAGCGTGCCTGGTTGTTACGGTGTAGGTACTGCATTGAAAAGCGCGGATGAAGCAGGAGAATGGGGAAAGGTCGAAGAATTATATCAAACTTCGGGCATGTTTAAAACCATAATAGATAATAGTGTTATGGCCATGAAAAAATCCAATTTCGATATAACCTCTTATCTTCAAGAAGATCAGAAATTTGGAGAATTTTGGAAAATGTTATTTGAAGAGTTTGAGATAACGAAAAAATACTTCTTAAAACTGACGAATACCGAGACTTTAATGGAGAGATATCCGGTAGAGCGCAGATCGATTGCTACAAGAGAGAAAATCATTTTACCTCTCGTGATTATACAGCACTATGCGATCAAAAAGCTTCATGATATTAAGCAGGATGATCCAAATTATGATGTATACGGCAAGCTTTTAACAAGAACAGTTTATGGAATAGTAAACGCTGGAAGAAATTTAGTTTAATAGTTTATCAACATCGATATTAGAATAGACGTAATTACAGTTAAAATTGAAAATAGCGAAATTTTGTATTAGGTTTGCTATATAAAATTAAAAAACAAATTGACAATGAATAGTAAATTTGCTTTATTAGGTGTTTCTGCTTTTGCTTGCCTTATGTTAATGAATTCGTGTACAACTGTTGGCGAACATAAGACCAGTCCTTCATTATATTATTTAAACTTTACAAAGGCGGATACCGAGGAATATGACTTTTTAAGAACAGTTTATCAGCTGGCTAGTGATGAAATTGCATTTGCTCAAGTTGTGTCTCAGAGGGGGACATCTGCAAATGTAAAATCCTTAGCCGACAATCTGAGTAACCAATACGGTGAGGTGTTGTCAAAATTAAGTGAGTTAGCAGATGAAGCAAATGTATTGTTACCTTTTCCAGGACAGTCGACATTTGAATTAACGGCAGGTTTGGACTCCGCAGGGACAAATGTACTGGAAAAGGTGTATGTTGAGCAGTCTCTTCATAACCAAGAATACATCATCCACCAATTTAAGAATGTAACGAATAACACCAAATTATCTACTAACCGTTATGCTTCGGAAGTCTTACCCATTTTAAAGAAAACAAAGGAAGAAACTGAAGCGTTATTATAACGATAAAACGACAAATTACTTAATCTAATTGGGTCTTCAGATCTGATTAGATTATGTTTTATAGATAAAATATTGTTGTTCTCATTTTTGTATAGAACTTATATAGTTTCATTATGTCTAAATACCCAATAATAACCGGCATATTATCATATGGAATGTCGGGAAGAATATTTCATGCGCCATTTTTAGAAACGAATACGCGTTTTAAATTGAAGGCAGTAGTAGAGCGAAGTAAAAAGCAAGCACAGGAGCGGTATCCAAACATTATAAGCTATGACGATGTAGAGCAAATGCTTAACGATGAGGAGATTGAATTGGTTGTGGTGAACACGCCTAATCAAACGCATTATGATTTTGCAAAGAAAGCGCTTCTAAGGGGAAAGCATGTTTTAATTGAAAAGCCATGTGCAGCTACAAGTAAGGAGGTAAAGGAACTATTTGATATAGGAAGGCGACAGCAGAGACACGTTATGGTATTTCAAAATAGGAGGTGGGATAGTGATTTTAAATTGGTTAAGAGAATTATTGACAGTGGAAGTTTAGGTGAAATTATCGAATTTCATGTGCGCTTTGATCGCTATAGAAGAGAGAAAAGTCCGAAGCTGTTTAAGGAAACGAAGCAAAGTGCCAGTGGCCTTACTTATGATTTAGGACCTCACTTATTAGATCAGATTATTTCATTATTTGGTAAACCCGAAAAAAGTATAAAATTATGTTCTACTCATCGAGAGCATTCAGAAGTAGATGATTTTTTTACTTATGTACTGAGTTATAACAAGGGGTTAACGGTATTTGCCTATGCGAGCTTACTAGTTGCACAACCTTTACCAGCATATGTAGTGCATGGTACGAAAGGTTCTTTTCAAAAATCCAGGGCAGATGTGCAAGAAGAGCAGTTAGACAAAAGTATGTGGCCGACCGACGAATTGTTTGGATTGGAGCCGGTAGGTGAGGAGGGGCTGCTCACAGTTATTAATAAAAACAATCAGAAGCAAATTTCCTTCAAAGAAGCTTTAAAAGGGAATTATAAAGGATTATTTAATGCTGTCTACGAACAGCTGCGTAAAGATAAACCTTATCCAATTACAGAAGAGCAGATTCTTTGGCAGATGGAGCTGTTGGAACAGGAACCATGGAACTGAAAAAAATGCCACTGGGCCTTCATGCTACTTTGTTAATATATCAATTAAAATTAAGCGTGTTATGGCAAGGAAAATAAAAAGTATAGACAGGAAGGCGATCCAAAAATCATTAGTGAAACGCCTTAAATCGTTGTTGGGCAAATTCGGTGGTGAAACAAAAAGTTTTACTAAGGATATTAAGAAAGCAAGTAAAACACTAACTGATAAGCTTTCAAAAAAAATAAGTAAAGCCGATTTGAATAAGAATAAAAAGAAGAAAGCGGGCAAACGAGACAAGCGGAACACGAAAGGTAAGACGCTAGAAACCAATAAAAAAGAGCTAGCCAAAGAGAATAAAAAAGTATCTATAAAGAAGAAAAGCGATAAAAATAGAGATACTATTCCTAGTATAAAGGACGATGGAAAGGCAGTTACTAAGAATGAAGCGCTTGAAGTAAATACGATAAAAAAGTCGCAATCAATAGGGCAAAGTAAGCCGAATGGGGATCCGATTAATCAGGAAATAAACCCTGAAGTTACGAAAAAGATTATTAAACGACCCCAGAATGCTAATATAAATACAAAATCCCTTGTAAATAAGACCGTTGAAACTGCTAAGAAAAAACCTCTTCGAGAAAAAAAAACAACAAAAATTATTAGTAACTCTTCAGGAAATGTACCGGTAGTAGAAGCTGAGGAGAAAGTGCAAAAATCGGCTGTCAAAACAAAAATAACTCCAGACGATACCAAAAAGTCAACTTGAACTCGTTTTAAGCTGTACTCAGATAGCGTTGACTGTTTGTGCAAATAAAGGTTCGATTGAATAAAAGGTAATATTTGGTTAACAAAAAATTAACATTTTTATGTAACCTTTGTTTATTAAAATAAAGGTATTTTTATTGATGTCTGCATCTTTTAGGAGTAAAGCTCCCTTAATAAATAGAGAAATCAGCTGGCTGTTTTTTAATGAACGTGTTCTTCAAGAGGCAGCAGATGAGACTGTACCTTTAATTGAGAGACTTAGGTTTTTAGCTATCTTTTCTTCTAATCTTGATGAATTTTACCGGGTGCGCGTAGCGACTTTAAACCGTCTAACAGATGTAAATACTAAGGCAAAGGAATTCTTGGGCTTTAGCCCTAAGAAAATACTTAGTGAAATTAAGAATATTGTTGTAAAACAAGAGAAAAGATTTGAGTATCTCTATGAACACAAAATAATAAAAGAACTTGCCGAACAGCGGATATTCATTATTAATGATACACAACTTAATGTTAGTAGAGGACAATTTGTTAGGACCTATTTTCATGAAAAGGTATTACCTGATCTTGTGCCGATAATGTTAGATCTTTCAACTCCGGAAAAGCCTTTTCCGGAGTTGAAAGATAGGCGTATTTACTTTCTCGTAAAATTAACATACAAAAAAAAAATAAGGTATGCGTTATTAGAGGTACCTACGAAAAGTGTGAGTAGATTTTTAGTTTTACCGGATAGTAATAACCTTAAATTTATTATACTTTTAGATGATATCATTAGATATTGTCTAGATGAGCTCTTCTTTATTTTTAAGTATGATAATATTGAAGCTTATACCGTGCAATTAACTCGTGATGCAGAACTTGATATTGATGTTAATGTAAGCGAAAAATTTATAGAATCTTTAAGTAAAAGCTTGCAGCGCAGATCGAAGGGTAAGCCTATGCGCCTTCTTTATGACAGTGAGATGCCGTTGGATATGATTAGCTACTTGGTTTCCCGCATGCACTTGCACAATAGTGTTTTGATTCCAGGAAACAGATACCATAATTTTAAAGACTTTATAGATTTTCCTAATGTAGGAGATACCTCT
This Olivibacter sp. SDN3 DNA region includes the following protein-coding sequences:
- a CDS encoding glycosyltransferase family 2 protein gives rise to the protein MIKKVAIVILNWNGKSYLEKFLPSICSSNYSNLEIVVGDNGSTDDSVRFLAHNYPQIKQIKTGVNLGYAAGYNYVLNRVDADYFILLNSDVEVSRDWIKPVIKMMESDPAIAAVQPKILSYRQPEEFEHAGAAGGYIDKFGYPFCAGRILDSTETDHGQYDVSREIFWATGAAFFIRRDAWQEMHGLDNDFFAHMEEIDLCWRLKAAGYKIWYCAQSTVYHVGGGTLNKENPYKTYLNFRNSLYMLQKNLSLISALFVICLRLWLDLLALIRFLYEGKRKDALAVNKAHISFFRNFRKTANKRKKQIKNYKISCVYNGSIVWDYFARGIKKYSKLKQEKFL
- a CDS encoding lysophospholipid acyltransferase family protein, encoding MNIGNRILSFLIGIVSLFPFWLIYVLSDILFILLYYVFRYRKSVVDENLSQAFPEKTTSERNKITKKFYKHLADMVLETIKMKAITAKEVRKRIRLNNPQEVYQYLDRKQSVIGVTGHYGNWELGIHSLSLMINNPVLIIYKPLTNKGFESIFNKIRSRFGAQMVPMKQTLRQILSHKDIPHVSIFLSDQTPAPSESNYYTPFLGQETLVFQGVEKIARSTNFPVVYCHINRLRRGYYECTFTTLCSEPKNADAHRITAKHVQFLENIIKQRPELWLWSHRRWKYKPIS
- a CDS encoding WbqC family protein, coding for MEKNNLFPCLYLPPIAAVSEMLKEPDKQILIEQFEHFPKQTYRNRAVIHSPNGKLNLIIPIVKGAKVHTIMKDVKISYESNWQRLHWMSIQTSYRRSAYFEFYEDEFIPFFEKKYDFLIDYDVALLSLILKLLKVNKTICYTNTYEKNYTKGIDLRESIHPKKKYPTYDVKPYFQVFEPKNGFIANLSIIDLLFNQGPNSLNYL
- a CDS encoding FUSC family membrane protein, with protein sequence MKQTQEIKSFLYSQYFADGLRIAFGALVPALLFSYIGDIKIGTVVSLGAIITSIVDTPGPTKDRRNAMLVLVGSIFLISFITKTINQYEPATVFLLSILCFSMCMIAVYGARAAALGTASILVMILNIDDLKMGADTPLAHAFLITVGAAWYMLLSLTLTQFRPFRLSQQALAESIQNTATYLRLKANFYDLKIDSEKNYQKLIDQQVIIHQHQDTVRELLFKSKAIVKDTTQIGRLLVVIFTDMVDVFEKIMATHYDYQAIRKNFNNTHALRIIKLTLNRIANEMDNLAYHINANKRPQQLYNFKSNIENIKTAIDQIEAHGKNAVVLKKVLINIRDLTDKIENIYQHFTTKERLLDKNDETDLSKFLSHQSFNPKILKDNISLGSGTFRHALRMVIVMLIAYGLSKFIPFGNHSYWILMTVLVILKPGFSLTKQRNYQRMVGTIIGGVAGVGVLLIVEEEVARFAFLMVFMVLAYSFIRRNYILGVMFLTPYLLILYSFLGIGTIQILQERVVDTVIGSLLAFSSSYIIFPSWESKNIQSTMRKLLIANYNYLVKALEYMAGITITQTEYKLVRKDVYVCMANMTSTFQRMITEPKSKQKNANDLNKFLIYNHILSSYSVALVNVVINADEESIIHEHIKLLKSVLLQLARTIKQFKPSETDDPFIEIDVLAKLTINENEITNEETKLITEQVLFIKKITQDLNKVCEKMELLKVDSPNS
- a CDS encoding phosphoenolpyruvate carboxylase — its product is MKLSQKEAVYENEVLTRFELYNSLFLTLPFYQIKHTGTLLPFFSTHIEKGVADKLDPEAIIESFFGQYEQYIHKADRFDLLFRIIQYIERQVVLFDAIEDAAFFKTGKADDGGSLEELFKRAENNNSLRDKVVERLKEFSLRLVLTAHPTQFYPGEVLGIITDLTLALKNNDINDIHLLLQQLGKTPFLQKEKPTPVDEARSLTWFLEHVFYPVVSDIQFLVDNNFDFLPEEEKQLVELGFWPGGDRDGNPNVTVESTKEVSSLLRTILFRCYYRDFRVIKRRITFKGVEKYMDALQEVFYENSFNPVEKPKNDKEAIIHNLNEVKRVLTDYHDGLFVDLVEDLLRKVKIFGTYFSSLDIRQDSSVLRKTYKYLHRTFPEETGISETFEEMDEKAKLKLIRFREVDLPIESDDKLILDTVETIKYIRHIQLSGGEKASHRFIISNCQQATDILCLIELFLWSGWKESELTMDFVPLFETVDDLNRAADVMETLYNNTYYKKHLNTRGGKQTIMLGFSDSTKDGGYLMANWSIYKAKIELTAIARKYDIDLTFFDGRGGPPARGGGKTQRFYASMGDEIANDHIQLTIQGQTISSQYGSFDTAHYNIEQLLNAGMTSGIQNSPGDTLNKEKKELIDKMAAASHKKFMELRHHPLFLKYLEEFSPLKFLSSINISSRPVKRNSTSELKLEDLRAISFVTAWSQLKQSVPGCYGVGTALKSADEAGEWGKVEELYQTSGMFKTIIDNSVMAMKKSNFDITSYLQEDQKFGEFWKMLFEEFEITKKYFLKLTNTETLMERYPVERRSIATREKIILPLVIIQHYAIKKLHDIKQDDPNYDVYGKLLTRTVYGIVNAGRNLV
- a CDS encoding DUF4142 domain-containing protein; translated protein: MNSKFALLGVSAFACLMLMNSCTTVGEHKTSPSLYYLNFTKADTEEYDFLRTVYQLASDEIAFAQVVSQRGTSANVKSLADNLSNQYGEVLSKLSELADEANVLLPFPGQSTFELTAGLDSAGTNVLEKVYVEQSLHNQEYIIHQFKNVTNNTKLSTNRYASEVLPILKKTKEETEALL
- a CDS encoding Gfo/Idh/MocA family oxidoreductase: MSKYPIITGILSYGMSGRIFHAPFLETNTRFKLKAVVERSKKQAQERYPNIISYDDVEQMLNDEEIELVVVNTPNQTHYDFAKKALLRGKHVLIEKPCAATSKEVKELFDIGRRQQRHVMVFQNRRWDSDFKLVKRIIDSGSLGEIIEFHVRFDRYRREKSPKLFKETKQSASGLTYDLGPHLLDQIISLFGKPEKSIKLCSTHREHSEVDDFFTYVLSYNKGLTVFAYASLLVAQPLPAYVVHGTKGSFQKSRADVQEEQLDKSMWPTDELFGLEPVGEEGLLTVINKNNQKQISFKEALKGNYKGLFNAVYEQLRKDKPYPITEEQILWQMELLEQEPWN